One Heptranchias perlo isolate sHepPer1 chromosome 2, sHepPer1.hap1, whole genome shotgun sequence DNA segment encodes these proteins:
- the LOC137332956 gene encoding forkhead box protein F2-like, whose translation MTTETPQQHLDPPSSIRSSPVPGVLKSALISQLSPAMETSALAKVKKTNGGLRRPEKPPYSYIALIVMAIQSCPTKRLTLSEIYQFLQTRFPFFRGSYQGWKNSVRHNLSLNECFIKLPKGLGRPGKGHYWTIDPASEFMFEEGSFRRRPRGFRRKCQTLKPMYRMMNGLGFGPSIIPQTFDFQGPTASISCHANSYNLENSLSMMSNSITGNYDGLGSGHHVPHMSPNPGPTYMASCPVSSGGEYGPDSSSSPVPSSPAMASALECHSPYSASAAPWSSSGGSPYIKQQSLGPINSVPSSLHSSMSSYSLEQTYLHQNTRDPADITVGLPRYQTHSSPVCDRKDFVLNFNGISSFHPSASGSYYHHHHQSVCQDIKPCVM comes from the exons ATGACGACCGAGACCCCGCAACAGCATCTGGACCCTCCGTCGTCTATAAGATCCAGCCCGGTTCCTGGAGTGCTAAAATCGGCCTTGATCAGTCAACTGTCCCCGGCCATGGAGACCTCCGCCTTGGCCAAAGTCAAGAAGACCAACGGTGGCTTACGGCGGCCCGAGAAGCCTCCTTATTCTTACATCGCCCTGATTGTGATGGCCATCCAGAGCTGCCCGACCAAGCGGCTCACTCTGAGCGAGATCTATCAGTTCCTTCAGACCAGGTTCCCCTTTTTCCGAGGGTCTTACCAGGGATGGAAGAACTCAGTGCGCCACAACCTCTCCTTGAACGAGTGCTTCATCAAATTGCCAAAAGGGCTAGGTAGACCTGGGAAGGGACATTACTGGACTATAGACCCGGCCAGTGAATTCATGTTTGAGGAAGGATCCTTTCGCCGCAGACCCAGAGGATTCCGTAGGAAATGCCAGACGCTCAAACCTATGTATAGGATGATGAATGGCTTGGGGTTTGGTCCCTCTATTATCCCCCAAACCTTCGACTTCCAGGGCCCCACGGCTTCAATCTCATGCCATGCCAACAGTTACAACCTGGAGAATAGCCTCAGCATGATGAGCAACTCTATAACTGGGAACTATGATGGACTCGGCAGTGGTCACCACGTCCCCCACATGTCCCCCAACCCTGGCCCGACTTACATGGCCAGCTGCCCCGTGTCTTCAGGTGGGGAGTACGGTCCCGACAGCAGCAGCAGCCCAGTGCCTTCCTCTCCTGCCATGGCCAGTGCCCTCGAATGCCATTCTCCGTACTCAGCCTCAGCCGCCCCGTGGTCATCCTCAGGAGGATCCCCGTACATTAAGCAGCAGAGCCTGGGCCCCATCAACTCTGTTCCTTCCAGCCTTCATTCCAGCATGTCTTCCTACTCGCTGGAGCAGACTTACCTGCACCAAAATACAAGAGACCCCGCAGACATTACAG TGGGGCTACCTCGCTATCAGACTCACTCCTCGCCTGTGTGTGACAGaaaggattttgtgctcaatttcAACGGGATTTCATCTTTCCACCCCTCGGCCAGTGGATCATactaccatcaccaccatcagagCGTGTGCCAGGACATCAAGCCTTGTGTTATGTGA